The Streptomyces sp. NBC_01268 genome segment CTCCGTACCCGCCCCCGGAGCCGTACCCCGCTCACCCGGCCCCCCGCTCCTCTGAGCCCGGCCCCCCACCCCGACCCCCATCCCGATCCCGACCCCACGAGAACGCCGCCCCGTCCCGAGAGGAGGCCCCGATGCAGGCGAGTCTGCCCGTCGACGCCGACGAAGGATTCCCGCAGTCCTTCCGGCTGCGCTTCGGCGAGCGCGTCTACCGGATCGAGCTGTACGTCAACGCCGCCGAGGAGACGGTGGCCGCCGGCGGCGTGCTCGACCTGCTCGGCGGCGGCCCGTTCCTCGTGATCGCCGTATCCCGCGAGGAACCCGGCGGACTCGTCCCCCTGCTGCGCCGCAAGGCCGTCCGCGACCTCCCCTGCCCGGCCGGCGAGCTTCGGCTCGTCTTCCGGGAGGCCCGCGTCGACGTCCGCAACCTCAACGGCACCGGCAGCTACGGCTCGAAGGTCCTCGCGGGGGTGTCGGCCCGGTGAGCTTCGCCATCCGCTACAGCCTCACCGTCGCCGAGGAGGAGAGCACCGACGTCGCCGCCGCGGGCCGCCTCGCCGAGGCGGCCGCCACCGAGGCCGGCCCGCTCGCGGGCCTCGGCGGCCTCACCGCCCTCCCCCTGACCGTCTCCAACGACGTCTTCGGCGGCTCCCTCGTCCTCGACGCCGACATCACCGTCACCATGGGCGAAGGCGCCGTCGCGAGCACCTTCGATGCGGTCCTGGTCAACCTGCCCGCCGAGACCGTCAAGACGCTCCGTGACACCCTCGCCCGCCGGCCGCTCGCCGCCACCGTACGACTCGGCTACTTCGACGACCCCGGCATCGGCCGCCGGCCCGTCATGACCGGCCGGGTCGTCAAGCTGACCTCCTGGGTCGCCGAGGACGGCCTCAGCCGGGTCAGGCTCACCGGCCAGGACGCCGGGGGCTACGCGCTGCGCATGACCTCCGCGGCCGTCCACCGGGCCCAGTCCACCGACGCCCTGGACTTCGCCGACAAGGTCGTCCACGCCGCCGGCCTCACCCTCGCCGAAGGCTCTGCCCTCGCGACCCGGCTCGCCGACCACACCGTGCGTAACCCCACCGCGCTCGACGCGCTCCGTGAACTCGCCCGCACCGCCCGCGCCCCCGTCGTCATCCGCGACCGGAGGGTCCTCATCGGCCCGGCCGTCGGCACCGACGACCCCGCCCCGGTCGCCTTCGACCCGGAGGTCAACCTCGTCTCGTACGGCGACGCGCAGGGTGAGGAGACGCTCGTCGTGGCCCCCGGAGAGGAACGCCCGCCGGTCCGCAACTCCTTCGACCTGGTCGTCCTGGGCCACCCCGACCTGCGGGTCGGCCAGGTCGCCACCTTCCACCGCTTCCCCGACGCCCCCACCGGAACGCTCCGCGTCAACCGGCTCGTGCACCGCTTCGGCGTGCGCACCGGGTACGTCTGCGAGGTGCAGCTCGTCGCCGCCCGCGCCGGGGAGTCCGTCGAGGCCGTCGACGGGGTCCGCGCCTTCACCGACCGCCTCGACGCAGGCGCCGAACGCGCCCTGCTCGCCCGCCCCTCCGTCGACGTCGGCGAGGTCAGCGCCTACAAGGGCGCGGGCCACCAGGTCTCCCTCCGCTACGGGCAGTCGCCGCCGCCCTCCATGACCATGCCCAGCGTCACGGGGCCGGTCGGCGACGACGTCCTGCTCGACAAGCCCGTCGCCGCGCCCTTCGCGTTCGGCCCGTGCGGGCTCATGACGCCCGTCTACCCCGGCATGCGGGCCCTGCTCGCCCACAACCGCAACCTCGTCAACGACGCCGCCGTCGTCGGCTACCTCTGGCCCCGTACCCCCGGCGCCCGGGCACCCGCGCCCGAACCCGGCGACTACTGGCTCGCCCTGCCCACCGGCACCGACGCCGACGGGCAGCCCACCGGCCCCGGCGTCAACGACCTCACCGACGCCACGGGCGGCCGGATCGTCCAGGCCCGCGGCCTGCACATCCTCGTCGGCACGCCGAAGCTCCCGCAGGTCGGCACCCGCCCCACCCCGCCCGACGACGACTCGATCACCATCGAGCACCACACCGGCACCACCATCGAGATCGACGCCGCCGGCGCCGTCACCGTCCGCACCGAAGGCGGCGGGATCACCCTGACCAACGGGACCGTGAGCCTGTCCCTCGACGGCGCCTCGGTCCAGGTGACGTGATGCCCGAAGTCCTCACCACCGCCTCCGTCCTCACGTGCGCCCACGGCGCCACCGTCCTCACCACCGCCTCGCAGAGCGCGCTGACCATCGACGGAGCCCCCGCCCTGCTCGTCACCGACCTGCTCACCGCCACCGTCCCCGCCTGCCCCAACACCGACGTCAGCAAGGGCCAGACGCCCTGCGTGAAGATCACCGCCGTCAGCGTCGGCGCCAGCCGCCTCCTCAAGGTCAGCGGCACCCCCGTCGCCCTCGCCACCGCGAAGGGCACCACCCAGGCCACCCCCGTCCTCCCCTTCGCCTGGCAGGTCGAGGACCCGGGCCAGACCCTGCTCCGTACGGACTGAGGAGCCGCAAGCCCATGCCACCCCAAGCGCCGCTCGAACCCCTCGGTCACAGCCTCCTCCTCGACGACGGCGACCTCGTCGTCCGCGGCACCGGCCTCGCCGAGGTGCGCGGCCTCGCCAACCTCGTCCAGGCCCTCACGCTGCGCCTGCTCACCCCGTACGGCAGCGACCGCTGCGACCACCGCTACGGGCTCAGCGCAGGGCGGGCCTTCACCCACCCCGGCGGCACCCGCGTCCTCAAGGACCTGCTGCGCCTGGAGATCGTCCGCACCCTGGCCGCCGACCCACGGGTGCGGGAGGTCGCTGACGTCGCCTTCACCGAGGACCCCGCCGACCGGGTCCTGACCGTCCGGGTCCGCGTCGAGGCCCTCGACGGCCGGACCACCGCCCTGACCGCCGAAGTGGAGGTGTGAACCATGGCGTACGGCGTGACCCCCGACGGCTTCGTCCTCAAGGGTCTCGACGTGATCCTCGCCGAGAGCAAGGCCCGCACCCGGGCCGCGCTCGGCGCCGACGTCGACCTGTCTCCCACCAGCCCCCTCGGCAAGATCCTGGAAGTGGTCGCCCAGGAGGACGCCGAACTGTGGAAGCGGATGGAGGCCCTCTACTACGGGCAGTTCACCGCCACCGCCGACGGCGCCGCCCTCGAACTCCTCGGCGACGACGCGGGACTCGCCCGCCACGCCGCCTGCCGCGCCGGGACCGTCGCCCTCACCCTGACCGGTGGCGTCCCCGGCCGGACCTACGTGGTGCCCGAGGCGACCGTCCTGCTCGGCGACGGCGACCCCGCCCGGGCCTTCGCCACCACCGCCCCCGTCGAACTGACCGCCGCCGCCCCCGCCCGTACCGTACGCGTCCTCGCCGTCGACCCCGGGGAGGCCCCGGTCGCGGCCGGGACCGTCGACGACGTGCACCCGGTGCACCGGGCCCAGTACCTCGCCGACTGGCCGCCCGCCGCGCTCGTCGTCACCAACCCGGCGCCCTTCGACGAGCTGATCCCCGAGGACGACGACGCCTACCGCGCCCGGATCATCGCCCTCCCACGCGCCCTGTGGACCGTGGAGAGCGTCCGGCAGGCCGCCCTGGGCGTGCCCGACGTCATCGACGCCCGCGTCTCCGACCCGCTCGGCGGCATCGACGTCTCCCAGGCCTACTTCGGCGGCTTCGACTTCGGCGGCCGCACCTTCAGCGACGAACGCCGGGTCGGCGAACCGTACTTCGCCGAGGTCGCCGTCGCCCACCGCGGCCTGCGCCCCTGGCGCACCCTGCCCGCCCCGGGCTCCGTGACCGGCGTGTACGAGCTCGTCGAGGCGGCCGTGGACCGCGTCCGGCCGATCGGCGTCCACGTGGACATCGTCGAGGCCGACCACATCGACGTCGCCGTCCGCGCCGAGATCGTCCTCGCCGCCGGCTTCGACGGCCCCACCGTCATCGACCGCATCCGGGCACGCCTCACCGCCGACATCGGCCGTCTCCGGCTCGGCGACGACGTCCTCTACGCCCGCGTGATGTGCGCCGTCGCCGAACAGCCCGGCGTCGACGACGTCCGCCGGCTCCACCTCCGACGCTGCCCGCCCGCCTTCGGCCGCTTCGGCTTCGGCGGCGTCCCCTACCAGCTCGGCATCGTCGAGGCCGCCATCGGCGAGTCCCTCGCCATGGGGCCGACCGAGATGGCCGTCTTCGCCGCCGACGCCGCCCTCGGCAGCATCGAGGTGGTCGGCCGATGAGCGCCCCCGCCGTCCCGGTCGCGCCCGCCGCCCCGGCCGCCGTGCCCGACCCTCCGCGGCTCGCCGCCGCCGACATGGCCGCCCGGCTCACCGTGCCGTTCGCGCGCGGCGCCGACCGGCTGCGGCTCGTGGTGCGCGGCACGGCCGTCGCCCCGTACGACTTCCAGCTGCACACCGCGCAGTTCGGCGTCACGCCCCGGCCCCTGTACATCCTCCAGGCCCGCCAGGACGTCCCCGCCGGGACCACCGTCACCCTCGGCGTACGGGGCGGCCCGGCGCTGTCGCTGCCCGTGCCCGACGGGCTCACCGCCGGCACCTCCGTCCCCCTCCCCGACGGCACCGGCATCCTCACCGGCATCCAGTCCGCCCTCGCCGGACCCCAGGAGGACTGGTGGCAGCTCACCGCCCTCCTCGGCACCATGGGCCGGCTGCTGTGGGCCGTCGGCTGGGAACGCGACCACCTGCGTCGCCAGCTCTCCCGCACCGCCGCCCAGCGCACCGTCGCCCACGCCTTCGGCATCCACCTCGACCGCAACGGCGCGGGCCTCGGCGTCGTCCGCGCCCCCGGCGAGACCGACGACGCCTACCGGCGCCGCCTGACCGTCGCCCGCCGCTGGACCCTGCCCACCCCCGCCGGCCTCCTCGCCGCCCTCAACGACGCCGTCGGACCCGTCGACGGCGTCGCCGACCCCCTCGTCCTCGACGACACCGACGCCGAACTCCGCCGCGGCCTGCTGCCGCTGCGGGTCGCCCCCCTCGACCTGCCGCCCGGACAGAGCGTCGACCTGCTCGGCACCGTCGGCACCGACCTGCCCCGGCCCCCCGTCGAGGAGGTCTTCCATCCCGGCCTCCTGGTCGCCCTGTCCCCCTTCGCCGCCGAGTCCCGGCCCCTCCCCGGCACCCCCGACCCCCTCCTCGTCCAGCCCGTCGTCGCCGCGGCCATCGCCCGCCTCAACCTCTTCGCCTCGCGGTCCGTCGTGCACGCCGGATACGACCCGAGGGCCACCGACGCCCGCGCCACCGGACGCGCCGTCCTCCTCAGCCACGACACCATCCCCACCGAACGGATCGCCGCCCTCGCCCACTGGTCCGGATTCGACCTGGTCACCCACCGCACGGACGGACTCGCCTACGCCGAATGCGCCCCCGGCGAGCTCCTCGGCATGGAGACCGGGGACGGCACCCTCCCCGTCGACGGGACGACCACCCTCTCCGTACGGCCCCTCACCCCGCCGCCCGGCTCCCTCGTCCGCTGGTACGTGCTGCGCGGCGGCGCGGGCCGCGCCGAACTCGTCGGACCCACCGAAGGCAGCTCCGTCGTCCTCCGCGGCAAGGCCGCCGGCCGGGTCGTCGTGGTCGCCGAACTCCGCCTCGCCGACCTCACGGCCTCCGCCACCCGCGAGATCGTCGTCCGTCCCGTCACGCTCGCCGACACCACCGCGATCGGCGCCGACGGCACCCTCGACCCGGCCCCACCACCCACCATGCCGCCCGGCGAGGGCCTCCATCCCGCCTTCCTCGTACGCCACGACGACCCCGCCCACGCCGAGTACGGCACCGACGCGGAGACCCACCGGATGCGGCGCGAGGTCGCCGAACACCTCGACGCGCTGATCGCCCTCCTACCTCCGGCCACCACCGGCAAGCTGGCCGTCCGCAGGGACCTGAGCACGACGGCGAGCCCCCTCGCCAAGGAGGCACGCGAACTGCGCCTCAGCCACCCGGGCCTGCCCCCGGGAACGCTCGGCGCGCTCGCCCACCGGGCCGGCTTCAGCTACGTCCGCGTCGCCGGGGGAGTCGTGACGGTCTCCCAGGAACACCGGGACCCGGTCAGGGTCACCGCCCCCGGGATCTTCCGCGACGTCCTGCCGATCGGCACCACCGTGCCCCTGACCGTGACACCCTCGCCCGCCGAGATCGGCGCCGCCGGAGTCCTCGGCTGGTCCACCGGCGACGGCGCCGCGACCCTCCTGACCACCGCCCCCGGCGCGATGTCCGTCCGCGGCGAACACGGCGGCCCCGCCTGGGTGCAGGCCTCCTACCGGATGGGCGACAGA includes the following:
- a CDS encoding baseplate J/gp47 family protein; the protein is MAYGVTPDGFVLKGLDVILAESKARTRAALGADVDLSPTSPLGKILEVVAQEDAELWKRMEALYYGQFTATADGAALELLGDDAGLARHAACRAGTVALTLTGGVPGRTYVVPEATVLLGDGDPARAFATTAPVELTAAAPARTVRVLAVDPGEAPVAAGTVDDVHPVHRAQYLADWPPAALVVTNPAPFDELIPEDDDAYRARIIALPRALWTVESVRQAALGVPDVIDARVSDPLGGIDVSQAYFGGFDFGGRTFSDERRVGEPYFAEVAVAHRGLRPWRTLPAPGSVTGVYELVEAAVDRVRPIGVHVDIVEADHIDVAVRAEIVLAAGFDGPTVIDRIRARLTADIGRLRLGDDVLYARVMCAVAEQPGVDDVRRLHLRRCPPAFGRFGFGGVPYQLGIVEAAIGESLAMGPTEMAVFAADAALGSIEVVGR